The genomic interval CTTCGCGGCGGCCCACCCCAAGTGTGTCTCCAGAATCTGACCCACGTTCATACGGCTCGGCACGCCCAGCGGATTCAGAATGATGTCGACGGGCGTTCCGTCAGCCAGGAACGGCATGTCTTCCTCGGGCAGGATCTTCGAGATCACCCCCTTGTTACCGTGCCGACCAGCCATCTTGTCACCGACCGAAATCTGTCGTTTCGACGCGACATAGACTTTCACCATCTGCAACACGCCGCTTGGCAATTCATCGCCACGCTTCATCGTGTTCAGCTTGCGGTCACGGGAATCAATCGCATCTTCAACAGGCGTCCATTGTTCTTTGATGACCTTCTTACATTCCGAACGCTTCTGCGGGCTCTTGATATCGAGCGTCTCGAACTTGCCTAGGAAATTCTCGGCATAAGTCGCAACGAACTTATCATCCGCGATCGTCCGGATGTCGCGGCCGTCGTCGTCCGTCAGCTTCTTCTCGAGAGCCTTCTCGAATTCCTTGAGGAACTCGCGGAACGCTGCCGCCACTGCTTCATTTCCGCTGTCTTCAACCTTTTTCAGGTCCGCTTCAAACTTCTTGCGGTCACCTTCTGACAGGCTCATCCGGCGTGAGAACTTCTCGGTATGAATTACGATCCCTTCGGTACCGCTCGGTACTTCCAGCGATTCGTTCTTCACGTCTTCCCCTGCCCGACCGAAGATCGCATGCAGCAGCTTTTCTTCCGGCGTCAATTCGGTCTTCGCTTTCGGCGAAACCTTACCAACCAGAATGTCGCCAGGCTCGACATACGTCCCGATCTTGACGATCCCTTCTTCATCGAGATGGCGCAATGCCTTCTCGCTGACGTTCGGAATGTCTCGCGTAAACTCTTCACGGCCCAGTTTGGTTTCGCGAACTTCGACGTCGAACTCGTCGATGTGGATGGACGTGTAAACGTCTTCCTTCACCAGACGCTCCGACAGAATGATCGCATCTTCAAAGTTGAAGCCGTCGAACGACATGAATGCCACAAGCACGTTACGACCAAGAGCCAACTCGCCCTTCGACGTTGCCGCACTGTCACACAGAATTTCGCCCTTCTTGACTCGCTGACCAACCTTGACGATCGGCCGCTGGTTCAGACAGGTTCGCTCATTCAGACCAGTGTACTTACGCAGCGGGAACGACTTTCCTTCGAGCTCAATTCGATCCGCATCGACATACGTGATCTTTCCGGACTTCTCGGCTCGCAGCACCATCCCCGAACTCTCGGCCACGGCGCTCTCAAGGCCTGTCCCGACCAGTGGCGATTCAGCCACCAGCAGCGGAACGCCTTGCCGTTGCATGTTCGAACCCATCAGTGCGCGGTTCGCATCGTCGTGCTCAAGGAACGGAATCAAACCGGCAGACACACCAACCATCTGGCATGGCGACACGTCGATGTAGTGCACATCGGTCGCAGCAATCCACACCACGTCATTATGGAATCGCGCCATCACGCGATCGTCGGCAATCTTGCCATCGCGGACCGTCGTATCAGCAGGAGCGATAAAGACTCGTGATTCTTCATCAGCTCGCAGCCACTTGACTTCTTCGCTCACTTTACGCTCAACGACCGAGCGATACGGTGTAATCAAGAACCCGTAATCATCGACCTTTGCGAAGATACTAAGGCTCGAGATCAAACCGATATTCGTACCTTCAGGCGTTTCAATTGGACAGATACGCCCGTAGTGCGAGATATGAACGTCGCGGACTTCGAAGCCGGCACGCTTTCGATTCAAGCCGCCAGGTCCAAGAGCACTCAGTCGACGCTCGTGCGTCAACGTTGCCAAAGGATTCGTCTGATCGACGACCTGCGACAATTCGCCGCGGCCGAAGAAGTACTCAATCGCGGCCGACACGCTCTTCGGATTCACCAGCGTTCGCGGTGACATTTCTTCGACGTCCTTCATCTGCATCCGCTCTTGTACCGTGCGTCGCAGCTTCAGGAAGCCTTTTCGAATTTCTTCCGCGGCCAATTCGTCGATCGTCCGCAGGCGACGATTTCCGAGGTTATCGATATCGTCCACATGTGCGACCGAATCACCAATTCGCAGCTTGATAACGTAGCGGATCGAGTTGACGATATCTTCCGCCTTCAACGTCATTTCCGTATCAGGAACGTCCTGATCGAACTTGCGATTGATGCGGAACCGTCCAACGCGGCCCAATCGATATCGATTCGCGTCAAAGAACTTCTCATTGAACAGCTCAATCGCCTTCTCAAGCTGTGGAGGATTTCCGGGACGCAATCGCTGATAGATTCGCAGCAACGCGTCTTCGTGCGTGACCGTCGGATCTTCAAGAATGCTGGACAGCGCCAGAGCATCATCCATCTCTTCGATGATATCCACCGACTTCAGACCCGACGTCCGAATCTCTTCGACCGCCGACTTCGTGATCACGTGGCCCAATTCGACAATGATCTCGCCGACCTTCTCGTGCTTGGCGGGGTACACGATTTCGTCAGCCGCATACTTGCCGAGCAGTGATGCGTAGACATCGTCCTTGCCAAACTTCACCGTCGCGGTCTTATAGAACAGCTTCACCAGGGCGGCGCTGCTACCGTACTCGGGATTCATTGCCCGCAGGAACGTCATCGCCGAAAATTTTCCGCTCTGGTCAATTCGTACACCCAGCGTATCGCGTTTGCTGATGACGATTTCGATCCAGCTTCCGCGTTCCGGAATCACGCGGCAAGAAAATTGTTTTCGTTCGCCAGGCTCTGCGCCCTGCACGAAGTCCACACCGGGAGAACGGTGCAACTGGCTCACCACGACGCGCTCGGCGCCGTTAATGATGAACTCGCCGCCGCCAATCATAATTGGCATATCGCCGAGGTAAACTTCCTCTTCAATCGGCTGCTCTTTCACGAGCCGCAGCCAGATCCGGAAGGGGCGACCGAACGTCAATCGCAGCTGGCGACACTCCAACTGGGTATAGCGTGGTTTGCCCAATTCGTATTTAATGTACTCGAGTCGGTACTTCCCGTCGTAACTTTCAATCGGGAAGACTTCACGCAGAATTGCCTCGAGTCCTTCGTCCTTTCGCTCGCGCGCGTCAGCTTCCAATTGGAGAAAACGGACATATGAATCGGTCTGAATCTTTGTCAGATCCGAGATTTCAAATGTGCCCTGAATTGAACCGTAATTGCGAATTTCATTGGTCTGAACAACTCGAGTGGCAGGAATCGGCATCGATCAAAATCCCTTCAGGGTAACCCGAACCGAGCGCGTCCGCCGCGAACACCAAGACAACCCCGCCGCCGGGACGCCTTGAATGACCGTGGCACAAGGAACTGGTCAAGATCACTGCGGCATCAATTGCCGCAAAAACCACGAATGCACGCGATGCCCCGAAGCTCCGGGTCACTCATCGCGACACTCTTCTTACAACTACGCACCTGACGGCCCGAAGCCGCACAAGTGCTTCAAGTACAAGAGCGATCAGCCCGGAAAGAGCCAAGCGTCTCTCCGGGCCAATCAAGTCACCAAATTCAAGAAGTACGAGTCAGCACAGTATGGTTTGGGCAGCAAAGAGACGAACGAAACTGAGTTACTTGATCTCGCAAGTACCGCCGGCTTGTTCGATTTCGGCCTTCAACTTCTTAGCTTCGTCTTCGGAAACACCGGTCTTCAGTGGCTTAGGCACACCTTCGACCAGGTCCTTAGCTTCTTTCAAGCCCAGACCGGTTGCTCCACGAACAACCTTGATCACATTGATCTTGGCGTCGCCGAATCCGGTCAGAACCACGTCGAACTCGGTCTTGGCTTCAGCAGCAGGAGCAGCCCCGCCACCAGCACCAGGAGCAGCGGCCATAACGACCCCGCCACCGGCGGGCTCAATCCCGTGGACTTCCTTCAAATAATCGGACAGCGCCTTCGCTTGCAACAGTGTCAGGCCCACGATCTTGTCGCCCAACTCTTTCGTTGCGGCGTCAAACGTCGCTTCGGTCATACCAGTTCAACCTTTCTAAACTCACACAAACAGAATCGTCCCAAGTCGAATTCCAGACCGCCCAAACCATCCGAGCGACATTCTTGTTCGACTATTCCGCACGCTCACTCAGCGTTTTCACTTGTCCAGCCAGTTTACCCCCGGCACCCAAGACAGCTCCCGACACGCGGGCTCCTGGTGACAGAATCAGGCCAACCAACTGCGACAGCATTTCCTTACGACCAGGGCTCTTGCTGAGCGTTTCCACGTCTGGAGCGGTCAACGGGGTCTCGCCGAGCCCGCCACCTTTAATCTCCAGCACTTTGATCTTCGTGGCCCATTCCGTCAACTCACGCGACAACGCGACGATGTCTTCACCGCCGAATGCCAACGTCGACGGACCGACCAATGCCTGGCCGACACCCGACAGACCAATCTGACCCAAGGCCCGACGCGCCACAGCGTTCTTGACCCCAAGCAGACGAATATTCTTCTTTCGCAGAGCCAGACGCAATCGGTTCGCGCTGACCGCGTCAACCTTCGATACGTCGAGGACCACCACTTCACGACAATCACCGACAACCTTTTGGATGCCGTCGATCATCAAATCTTTGACTAGCTTGCTCATGAGATTCTAACCAACCGGAAGGAATTTCGAATGTCGACTAGACAGCCACAGTGATGCTGGGCGTCATCGTTGCGCCGATACAGATATTGCGAATGTACTGACCCTTCGACGTCGCTGGCTTCAGCGATCGAATGTACTTCAGCAACGCTTCGACGTTCTCAACCAGCTTCTGGTGATCAAACGACAAGCGCCCGACGACGCAGTGAACATTTCCGCCAGCATCGACGCGGAACTCAACCTTACCTGCCTTGTACTCTTTCACCGCGGACGCAACGTCCTGGGTCACGGTGCCGGCTCGAGGCGATGGCATCAAACCGCGAGGGCCCAACACCTTACCGAGTGGACCGACGACACCCATCATGTCCGGCGTGGCAATCGCCACGTCGAAATCCATGAAGCCGCCACGAATCTTGTCGGCCAATTCCTTGCCGCCCACGAAATCAGCCCCGGCGGCCGTCGCGATCGCAGCGTTCTCGCCCTGTGTAAACACCAGGACTCGCTGGGCTTTACCAATTCCATGAGGCAACACGATCGAACCACGCACGATCTGGTCAGCCTGCTTGGGATCAACACCCAAACGAACCGAGATTGCGACGGTCTGATCGAATCGGCACTTCCGAATCTTCTCAGGCAATCCGCCTTCGATCTTCTTCAAGATCTCAACCGCGGTCGGCAAATCAGCCGATGGCGTGGCTTCGAGAACCTTGGTGATATGCTGGATTCGCTTTGACTGACGTGCCATTTCAAAACTCGCGACCACAAAAATAAAGAACTTTGTCAACCGGCTGACGTTACCGTGTCGATCCGCGGAACACAACGAGCTCAAGAAAACTCGCGTCTCTCACGCGGTTCGCCGCGACTCAAATCACTTCGATTCCCATACTGCGGGCGGTGCCGGCGATCATCTTAGCAGCCTGCTCAACGCTGGACGAATTCAAATCTTCGAACTTCACCTTGGCAATTTCCAGCAACTGAGCCTGGGTGACCGTTCCGACCTTCTCCGTTCGCGCATTGTGAGCACCCGTCGCGATCTTCGCCGCTTGCTTCAGCAGCACCGACGCCGGAGGGCTCTTCAAGACGAACGTAAACGACCGATCTTCGAAGATCGTGATCACAACGGGAACAATCATCCCGTTCAAATCACGCGTCTTCTCATTGAACTGCAGTACGAACTGCCCGAGATTAATCCCGTGAGGGCCCAGTGCCGTACCGACTGGAGGAGCAGGCGTCGCCTTGCCACCCGCAATCTGAACCTTGACCTGGGCCTTAATCTTCGCTTCTTTTTTCGCCACCTGTCATCTCCGCTCAATCAGCATCTACACCGTGACTAAACTCGCTCGACCTGCCACGCTTCCACGTCCACGGGCGTGCTTCGACCGAAGATCTCGATCATGACCGTCAACTTGCCACTACTGGCGTCCACACTGCCCACCGACCCGTCAAACGAGGCGAATGGCCCTTCGATAATCTTCACCGAATCACCCGCCTTGAGATCATGCTTGACCTTGGCTGGCTCTTCGACCACCGACTGACCGGCACCCAACATCCGATGGATCTCGTGCACGGGCATAGGCGACGGCTTTCCGGATGATCCAGTAAAGTCCCCGACGCCACTTGTGCTTCGCACCAAATACCACGTGTCATCATTCAGAACCATCTGGATCATCAGATACCCAGGATACAGCTTCTGTTCGATGACGCGCTTCTTCCCATTCCGATTCTCAACGATCTTTTCAGTGGGAATCACGATCTCACCGAAAAAGTCCTGCAATCCCTCTTGTCGCATTCTCCGAAGCAGCGAGTCGCGAATTGTCTTCTCGCGATTACTCTGAATCTTCAGAACGTACCACTCCATATGGCCGCTTGAGGAACCCTCAGGTGTGGATTCCGGTGTCATAATTAGAGCCCTTCGGAGAGTAACCAACGCACCAAACCATCTGACCAACCGACAACCGTGCGTGATTAAGAGGACAACCTCAAGACACCTGTCAACTCCAAGAACTTCTGCCATGCAACGTCATAACCAAACAGCAAAGCACTGAAGATGAACATTGTACCCAGAACCACCACCGTCGCCCGCTGTAACTCTGCCCAAGTCGGCCAAGTCACTTTCGTCATCTCGGATTCGACGTCGATCAAGAAATCGGCAAACACCGGATAATTGACCGCCCGAAACGCAACCCAAAGACCAATCAAATTCATCAAGCCAACCAGCCAATACCCGATCGGCCATTGCTGAATCGATGTCGGCAGGAACGTAAACCACGCCCCGGTCAACCCCAAGTCATAAAGCACGGAATGATACAAAGCTTGACTGGCTAACAGGAAAGCCAGCAAGATCGCTCCAGCGGTTGTCCGCCTGAGCACCCTGCCTTGCTTCCACTGATACAGCTCGGTGCTCAGCATGCATTTCAACAGCGTTTCACGTTGAGCCTTCGCCATAAATCCTTCCAACTCTCCGATTCAAATCCAAAACACGGGCGGAGGGACTTGAACCCCCAACACCTGGATTTGGAATCCAGTGCTCTGCCAATTGAGCTACGCCCGTCCGAGTCGAACAGGATCACTTCTTGCGAGACTCTTTGTGGACGGTATGTCGACGAAGCTTCTTATTATACTTCTTCAACTCGAGTCGCTCGGTTCCCTTGGTCTCTTTCGAGATTCGGTAGTTCCGCAGCCCCGTTTCCGTACACTCCAACCAAACGAATTCACGCGCCATTTCGGTGCCTCTACTCTTCTGACCTTATCGCCAAAGGCGCCGCACGGTCGATGCGGCACCTCGCGATAATCGACAATCCGATCCAACAACCGCAGACCAACGCCGCAGCCAGATCCCGCAACAGACACCTCAACACATGAGGCCATTCCGCAAACTACTCAAGAATCTTGGTGACCACGCCCGAACCGACCGTCTTGCCCCCTTCGCGAATCGCGAAGCGAACGTTTTCGGTCATGGCGATCGGCTTACCAAGAGTCACTTCGAGCTTGACGTTATCGCCAGGCATACACATCTCAGCGCCATCCAACAGGTTCGCAGCACCCGTCACGTCGGTCGTACGGAAGTAGAACTGAGGACGATATCCGCTGAAGAATGGGGTATGGCGACCGCCTTCTTCCTTGCTCAACACGTAAACCTGAGCTTCGAACTTCGAGTGTGGCTTGATCGAACCCGGCTTCGCGAGCACCTGACCACGCTGAACGTCTTCCTTGCGGATACCGCGGAGCAGCACCCCAACGTTATCGCCAGCTTGACCTTGATCCAGCGTCTTCTGGAACATTTCCACGCCGGTACAGACCGTTTCCTGAGGATCGGCCAATCCGAGCAGCGTTACCTTGTCACCAACCTTGAGCACACCCTGCTCGATACGGCCAGTCACCACGGTACCGCGGCCTTCGATCGAGAAGACGTCTTCGATGGCCATCAACATGGGCTTGTCGGTGTCGCGAGTTGGTTCGGGAATATCCGAATCCAACGCTTCCATCAACTTCGTGATGCAATCGCTGTACTTAGGATCGGCTGGATTATCCAACGCACCCTTGGCGTTTCCGCGAACGATCTTAATGTCGTCGCCTGGGAATTCGTACTTGTTCAACAAGTCACGAACTTCCATCTCAACCAATTCAAGCAACTCTTCGTCATCGACGAGATCGCACTTATTGAGAAACACAACCAGAGCGGGAACGTTCACCTGCTTGGCCAACAGGATGTGCTCGCGAGTCTGTGGCATCGGACCGTCAGCGGCCGACACAACCAGGATCGCGCCGTCCATCTGGGCGGCACCGGTGATCATGTTCTTGATATAGTCAGCGTGACCAGGGCAATCGATGTGAGCGTAGTGACGATTAGGAGTTTCGTATTCAACGTGACTCACGGCGATCGTCACGGTCTTCGTATCGTCACGAACCGTACCGCCCTTGGCGATATCCGCATAGGTCTTGAACTTTGCCAGCCCCTTAGCGGTTTGCACAGCCAGGATTGCAGCCGTGGTGGTTGTCTTGCCGTGATCGATATGGCCAATCGTGCCTACGTTCACGTGTGGCTTTGTGCGTTGAAATGTTTCCTTCGCCATTTTGCTCGAAATCCTCTTTTTATCCGTCCGCCGCACCCGATCAGATCCGACCGGACAACGAGACACAACCCACAAGAAACCCGCCCCGTCGCCAATGACAGAGGCTTATAAACCCTGAAGCAGAGCTGCTGAAGGGATTCGAACCCTTGACCTCGTCCTTACCAAGGACGCACTCTACCGACTGAGCTACAGCAGCAACGCTAGCCAGCCCAAATAAACCGCATCACACAGAATCGTCTGTTTCACTCGACATGTCAACCGAAGAGCGGGTGATGGGAATCGAACCCACACCACCAGCTTGGAAGGCTGGAGCTCTACCATTGAGCTACACCCGCAACGAACCATCCATGTGACGCAGACAAAGCAGATAATGGCGGGAGCAGGATTCGAACCTGCGAAGGCAGAGCCACCAGATTTACAGTCTGGCCCCTTTGGCCACTCGGGTATCCCGCCGAAACGCTTTGCAACCGAAGTACATTCCCCAACTACCAAAGACTCAACACCCGCCGAGCCTGAATATCCACAAGCCAACCCGACAACTGGCCCGGCCCCGCACCAACCCCACGAGGACGAAACCTCGACGCCAGACAACCTAACAGGAACTGGCGCCCGAATTAGACACCAGCAGAGTACAGCATTCCAGCGAGCGACAAAAGCTAGCGGTGGGATTTGAACCCACAACCACCGGTTTACAAAACCGGTACTCTGCCGTTGAGCTACGCTAGCGGCGCAGCAGAGGGCTCGACCGCGAGGGGGAAAT from Schlesneria paludicola DSM 18645 carries:
- the rpoB gene encoding DNA-directed RNA polymerase subunit beta; the encoded protein is MPIPATRVVQTNEIRNYGSIQGTFEISDLTKIQTDSYVRFLQLEADARERKDEGLEAILREVFPIESYDGKYRLEYIKYELGKPRYTQLECRQLRLTFGRPFRIWLRLVKEQPIEEEVYLGDMPIMIGGGEFIINGAERVVVSQLHRSPGVDFVQGAEPGERKQFSCRVIPERGSWIEIVISKRDTLGVRIDQSGKFSAMTFLRAMNPEYGSSAALVKLFYKTATVKFGKDDVYASLLGKYAADEIVYPAKHEKVGEIIVELGHVITKSAVEEIRTSGLKSVDIIEEMDDALALSSILEDPTVTHEDALLRIYQRLRPGNPPQLEKAIELFNEKFFDANRYRLGRVGRFRINRKFDQDVPDTEMTLKAEDIVNSIRYVIKLRIGDSVAHVDDIDNLGNRRLRTIDELAAEEIRKGFLKLRRTVQERMQMKDVEEMSPRTLVNPKSVSAAIEYFFGRGELSQVVDQTNPLATLTHERRLSALGPGGLNRKRAGFEVRDVHISHYGRICPIETPEGTNIGLISSLSIFAKVDDYGFLITPYRSVVERKVSEEVKWLRADEESRVFIAPADTTVRDGKIADDRVMARFHNDVVWIAATDVHYIDVSPCQMVGVSAGLIPFLEHDDANRALMGSNMQRQGVPLLVAESPLVGTGLESAVAESSGMVLRAEKSGKITYVDADRIELEGKSFPLRKYTGLNERTCLNQRPIVKVGQRVKKGEILCDSAATSKGELALGRNVLVAFMSFDGFNFEDAIILSERLVKEDVYTSIHIDEFDVEVRETKLGREEFTRDIPNVSEKALRHLDEEGIVKIGTYVEPGDILVGKVSPKAKTELTPEEKLLHAIFGRAGEDVKNESLEVPSGTEGIVIHTEKFSRRMSLSEGDRKKFEADLKKVEDSGNEAVAAAFREFLKEFEKALEKKLTDDDGRDIRTIADDKFVATYAENFLGKFETLDIKSPQKRSECKKVIKEQWTPVEDAIDSRDRKLNTMKRGDELPSGVLQMVKVYVASKRQISVGDKMAGRHGNKGVISKILPEEDMPFLADGTPVDIILNPLGVPSRMNVGQILETHLGWAAAKLGFKVRSPVFDSPSEDTVRALLVEAGLPEDGKAQLHDGRTGEPFEQKTTVGYIYMLKLHHLVEDKVHARATGPYSLITQQPLGGKARFGGQRFGEMEVWALEAYGAAYILQELLTVKSDDVEGRTKIYESMVKGENTLEAGTPASFEVLNNEIRGLCLNMQLEKSPT
- the rplL gene encoding 50S ribosomal protein L7/L12, giving the protein MTEATFDAATKELGDKIVGLTLLQAKALSDYLKEVHGIEPAGGGVVMAAAPGAGGGAAPAAEAKTEFDVVLTGFGDAKINVIKVVRGATGLGLKEAKDLVEGVPKPLKTGVSEDEAKKLKAEIEQAGGTCEIK
- the rplJ gene encoding 50S ribosomal protein L10, producing MSKLVKDLMIDGIQKVVGDCREVVVLDVSKVDAVSANRLRLALRKKNIRLLGVKNAVARRALGQIGLSGVGQALVGPSTLAFGGEDIVALSRELTEWATKIKVLEIKGGGLGETPLTAPDVETLSKSPGRKEMLSQLVGLILSPGARVSGAVLGAGGKLAGQVKTLSERAE
- the rplA gene encoding 50S ribosomal protein L1, giving the protein MARQSKRIQHITKVLEATPSADLPTAVEILKKIEGGLPEKIRKCRFDQTVAISVRLGVDPKQADQIVRGSIVLPHGIGKAQRVLVFTQGENAAIATAAGADFVGGKELADKIRGGFMDFDVAIATPDMMGVVGPLGKVLGPRGLMPSPRAGTVTQDVASAVKEYKAGKVEFRVDAGGNVHCVVGRLSFDHQKLVENVEALLKYIRSLKPATSKGQYIRNICIGATMTPSITVAV
- the rplK gene encoding 50S ribosomal protein L11, which encodes MAKKEAKIKAQVKVQIAGGKATPAPPVGTALGPHGINLGQFVLQFNEKTRDLNGMIVPVVITIFEDRSFTFVLKSPPASVLLKQAAKIATGAHNARTEKVGTVTQAQLLEIAKVKFEDLNSSSVEQAAKMIAGTARSMGIEVI
- the nusG gene encoding transcription termination/antitermination protein NusG yields the protein MTPESTPEGSSSGHMEWYVLKIQSNREKTIRDSLLRRMRQEGLQDFFGEIVIPTEKIVENRNGKKRVIEQKLYPGYLMIQMVLNDDTWYLVRSTSGVGDFTGSSGKPSPMPVHEIHRMLGAGQSVVEEPAKVKHDLKAGDSVKIIEGPFASFDGSVGSVDASSGKLTVMIEIFGRSTPVDVEAWQVERV
- the secE gene encoding preprotein translocase subunit SecE, with translation MAKAQRETLLKCMLSTELYQWKQGRVLRRTTAGAILLAFLLASQALYHSVLYDLGLTGAWFTFLPTSIQQWPIGYWLVGLMNLIGLWVAFRAVNYPVFADFLIDVESEMTKVTWPTWAELQRATVVVLGTMFIFSALLFGYDVAWQKFLELTGVLRLSS
- the rpmG gene encoding 50S ribosomal protein L33, producing the protein MAREFVWLECTETGLRNYRISKETKGTERLELKKYNKKLRRHTVHKESRKK
- the tuf gene encoding elongation factor Tu, producing the protein MAKETFQRTKPHVNVGTIGHIDHGKTTTTAAILAVQTAKGLAKFKTYADIAKGGTVRDDTKTVTIAVSHVEYETPNRHYAHIDCPGHADYIKNMITGAAQMDGAILVVSAADGPMPQTREHILLAKQVNVPALVVFLNKCDLVDDEELLELVEMEVRDLLNKYEFPGDDIKIVRGNAKGALDNPADPKYSDCITKLMEALDSDIPEPTRDTDKPMLMAIEDVFSIEGRGTVVTGRIEQGVLKVGDKVTLLGLADPQETVCTGVEMFQKTLDQGQAGDNVGVLLRGIRKEDVQRGQVLAKPGSIKPHSKFEAQVYVLSKEEGGRHTPFFSGYRPQFYFRTTDVTGAANLLDGAEMCMPGDNVKLEVTLGKPIAMTENVRFAIREGGKTVGSGVVTKILE